GCTGCGGCGGCGGGGCGTCGCGGCGGTCGGCGAGGGGGATGTCGTACGGCATCACCCGCGGCCTCGGCCGGTCGGCGAGGCCCGTGTCGTAGGACCGCGGCGGGTCGTCGTCACCGGGCTCGGGGCGGTCACGCCGCTCGGTGTCGGAGTCGGGGAGCTGTGGCAGGGGCTCGTGGACGGGCGGTGCGGGATACGGGAGTTGGAGGGCGAGGAGTTCGCCGAGCTGCCCGTGCGGGTCGCCGGGAGTGTTCCCGTGGATCCGCTCGGGCTGCTGCCCCGGCCGCAGGCGCGGCGGATGAACCGGGCCGCCCAGTTCGCGGTGCTCGCGGCACGGGAGGCCTGGCAGGACGCCGGGTTCGACGTGGCCGGTACGGCCGAGAGCGGGCTCGATCCCGATCGGGTCGGCGTCAGTGTCGGGGCGATTCTCGGAGACGCCTCCGTGCTCGTCGGCGGTGACCGGAAGCTGCGGGACAAGGGGCCGCGGGCCGTGTCGCCGCTCACCACCCCCATGACCGTGCCCTCGCAGGCCGCGTCGCAGGTGTCGCTCGCGCTGCACATCACCGGCGAGGCGCGCACCGTGACGAGCGCGTGCGCCTCCGGCACCGAGGCGATCGGGCAGGCCATCGACCGGATCCGGTACGGGCATGTCGACGTCGCCCTCGCTGGTGGCGCGGAGGCCGTGGTCACCCCGGCGATCATGGCTTCGTTCGCCGCCATGCGGGCCCTGTCCACGCACGGGCTCGAGGCCGACGGATCCGCCAGCCCGTCCCGGCCCTTCGCCGGTGACCGCGACGGCTTCGTGAACGGGGAGGGCGCCGGGCTCCTGGTGCTGGAGGCCGAGGAACACGCCCGGGCACGCGGCGCGCGCATCTACTGCGAGGCCGCCGGCTGGGGCCTGTCCGCCGACGCCCACCACATGGCCGCGCCCGACCCGTCGGGGCGTGGCGTCGCCCTCGCGCTGCGGCGGGCCGTGCGGGACGCCGGCGGGCACGTCGTCGACGTCGTGCACGTCAACGCCCATGCCACGGCCACCGTCGACGGCGACCTCGCCGAGGCGAGCGCCGTACGCGCCGTTCTCGGCCGGGGCGTCCCCGTCACCGCGCTCAAGGGCCACCTCGGCCATCTGCAGGGCGCCGCGGGCGGCGTCGAGGCCGTCGCCACCGTCCTCACCCTCCACCACGGCCTCATCCCGCCCACGCTCGGCTGCGAGCACCAGGACGACGCCATCGACCTGGATGTCGTCACCGAGGCCCCGCGACCGCTGCCCGCCCTCGGCGACCTCGCCCTCAGCAACTCCTTCGGGTTCGGCGGTCACAATGCGGTGCTGGCGCTCCGGCGGATCGGGAAGTCCGCGTAGTTCAGGTGACGGCTGTGCCGCTTGTTTCAGGCGGATGCGCGTTTGCGTGGCGTCGTCTTCTTCGCGCCGGCGCTGCTCTTCTTCGTTTCCGTCTTCTGTGCCGCCGTCTTCTTCGCTGTCGTCTTCTTCGCCGTTGACGTCGACTTCGCTGCGGCTTTCTTCGTCGCCGTCTTCCTTGTCGTGGTCTTCTTCGCCGTCGTCTTCTTCGCCGTTGACGTCGACTTCTTGCCGGCGACCTCCTTGGGGGCCGTACGGGCCGCCTTTCGGGGTGTCGTCCTGTGGGCCTGGAGAGAGGTGACGTCCGCTGCTTCGGTGTCCTTGTCGGTGCTCTCGCCGCGGGATTCCTTCGCCGCCCGGACGCTCTTCTCCAGGGCCGCCATCAGGTCGAGAACCTTGCCGGCGGGCTTCTCGCCGGTCGGGGCGGCGGCCGGTTCCTCCTGGCCGCCGGCCTTGGCGGA
Above is a genomic segment from Streptomyces sp. R21 containing:
- a CDS encoding beta-ketoacyl synthase, coding for MRNSSDIPVQSYAVTVAEVIPGDLLALSEEEVAADRWYVVMHTVPETPYTIRVTLRPPLGGIDHDEVFDRGHRVTVACRRVDVGGIPHLVSADLESVEFREGDRVTFLRAVNPRAVEESYTRRWGQWHRDLEGPVQERAEERVDDVELRRRGVAAVGEGDVVRHHPRPRPVGEARVVGPRRVVVTGLGAVTPLGVGVGELWQGLVDGRCGIRELEGEEFAELPVRVAGSVPVDPLGLLPRPQARRMNRAAQFAVLAAREAWQDAGFDVAGTAESGLDPDRVGVSVGAILGDASVLVGGDRKLRDKGPRAVSPLTTPMTVPSQAASQVSLALHITGEARTVTSACASGTEAIGQAIDRIRYGHVDVALAGGAEAVVTPAIMASFAAMRALSTHGLEADGSASPSRPFAGDRDGFVNGEGAGLLVLEAEEHARARGARIYCEAAGWGLSADAHHMAAPDPSGRGVALALRRAVRDAGGHVVDVVHVNAHATATVDGDLAEASAVRAVLGRGVPVTALKGHLGHLQGAAGGVEAVATVLTLHHGLIPPTLGCEHQDDAIDLDVVTEAPRPLPALGDLALSNSFGFGGHNAVLALRRIGKSA